The Alcaligenes faecalis sequence ACTTCCCGGTTCTGGTACTGTCGATTGCCTGGCGTGGTTGCACCACACGGGGCGCCACCATTGGCGGCTTCCTGGGCCTGGTCACCGCCACAGTGTGGGTGGTCTTGAGCAGCACAGTATGGGTCGATGTATTCGGTTTTGCCGAGCCTATCACCCCCTTCCCTAACCCCGGCATCCTGTCCATCCCGCTGGCTTTCTTCTCGATCTGGCTGTTCTCGACCCTGGATAACAGCGCACGCGCTGCCAAGGAACGCGAAGCCTTCGAAGCTCTGACCGTACGCAGTCAAACCGGCATTGGTGCGGCTAGCGCCAGCGCTCACTAAGGCTTTTACGCTGATTCAATCAGCACGCTGAAACAGAACACAGGGCATTTCGGTGCCCTGTTTTTATGGATGTGCAGCTCATCCTGGCAGGCATCATTACAGAAACTTGAACATGGCATAATCCCCACATGAATGAACTGCTCATTGCGGACGATCACCCACTATTTCGTGAAGCGTTACGAGGCGTCGTCGCCAGCCTGTTTCCCGGCACGGCCATTTACGAAGCAGATTGCATCTCCAATTTATATCCCCTGGTCGACGACCATCCGGACGCCGATCTGCTCTTGCTGGATCTGGATATTCCAGGGGCAATTGGTTTTAGCGCCCTGGTTCATTTACGAGCGACCTATCCCTCCCTGCCCATCATTCTCGTTACCGCCCATGAAGAAGCCCGCTTCATGCGCCGCGCCATGGATCACGGCGCCATGGGTTTCATCCCAAAATCCATTGATGCACAAACACTGAGCGTGGCTTTGCAAGTGGTTTTGGACGGCGGCACCTGGCTACCGGAAATCAACTCGTCCGCCCCTGGCATCAGCCTGGACGAGCGCGAAGTGGCCGCAAAATTGCGCGAGCTGACGCCACAACAATTTCGCGTGCTGCAAATGCTCAGCACCGGCCAACTGAACAAGCAGATCGCCTACGAGCTGAATGTCTCGGAGGCCACTATCAAGGCGCACATGACAGCCATTTTGCGTAAGCTGGGCGCCTCCAACCGCACCCAGGCCGTCCTGATGGCTAGTCATCTTGGCCTGAACCAGGATGAATCCCAGCACGCTAATACGTTTTAATTTGCGCGGTCAAAAAAGCTCGTAGCGAAGCGGGCTTTACCGGCTTGGTCAGCACCAGATAACCATATTGCCGGGCTGCCGCTTTCAGCTCATCGCTACCATCCGCCGTCAACAAGGCACCCTGCGCGTGGGGCAAATGCAAGCGCAATAATTGCAGCGCCTGCAAGCCATCCAGCCGATCATGCAAGTGGTAATCCACCAGCAAGACATCAGGGTTCAAAACAATTTTCTCCAACGCACTGTCTACTGTATTGGCGGTGATGATTTCCGCTCCCCAACGGCCCAGCAGCACTTCCATGCCCGCCATGATATCCAGATCATTGTCCAGACACAGCACGCGCAAGCCCGTCAAAGGCAAGCCATCTGCAGGCTTGCTGGACTCCTTATTTTGATGACTGCTGGCCTCGCTAGCGTGACTCAAAGGGACACGAATGGAGAACATGCTGCCACGCCCCACCTCGGATCGTACATCCAGCGTGTGGCCCAACAAGACCGCAATACGTTGGCAAATGGACAGGCCCAAGCCCAGGCCACGGCCATCCCAATCGAAGGCTTGCTCATAACGATGAAACTCCGCATAAATCTGCTGAATATGATGCGGCGGAATACCTTGACCTGAATCCCAGACCTGAAACTCCAGCTCCTCGCCCCGGGCTCGCACGCCAAACACCACTCGTCCTTCCTGGGTGTAGCGCAAGGCATTGGCCAGGAAGTTCTGCAGCACACGCCGCAACAGACGATGGTCGCTATACACTTGCAAAGGCCGAGCATGAACCCGCAACTGGATACCACGTCGTGCAGCCATAGGAGCGTATTGATCCGCCAAATGCTGCAGCAGATGCTGCACATTGATCACACCCAGATCCGGCTTCAAGGCTCCGGCATCCAGACGGGAAATATCCAGCAGACCTTCCAGCAACTCCTCTGCGGTACGCAAAGAAGTATCGACCCGCTCGGCCAGATTGGGCATTTCCGCAAGATCATGGGTATCCCGCAAGGCCGAGGCGAACAGGCGTGCCGCATTAATCGGTTGCAGTACATCATGGCTGACCGCCGTCAGGAATCGGGTGCGAGACTCCTGGGCTTTCTCCGCTTCCTGTGTACGCGCCGCAACACGCTGCTCCAGACTGTCGTTCATCTCCCGCAGCTCGCGTTCCACACGCTTGTAATGGGTGATGTCGCTATAACTGGTGACATACCCGCCACCCGGCAAAGGTCGTCCCCGCAGCTCGACCACCTGCTTGTCATTCAACATGCGTTGAGTCACATAAGACGAGCCTTCACGCATGAATTGAATGCGACGTTCTATGGCCTGCTCCACCCCTATGCTCTCAACACCATCAACCTTGCCACGCTCTGCATTAAAGCGAATCAAATCAGCCA is a genomic window containing:
- a CDS encoding response regulator transcription factor, with the protein product MNELLIADDHPLFREALRGVVASLFPGTAIYEADCISNLYPLVDDHPDADLLLLDLDIPGAIGFSALVHLRATYPSLPIILVTAHEEARFMRRAMDHGAMGFIPKSIDAQTLSVALQVVLDGGTWLPEINSSAPGISLDEREVAAKLRELTPQQFRVLQMLSTGQLNKQIAYELNVSEATIKAHMTAILRKLGASNRTQAVLMASHLGLNQDESQHANTF